A genomic segment from Phragmites australis chromosome 6, lpPhrAust1.1, whole genome shotgun sequence encodes:
- the LOC133922008 gene encoding uncharacterized protein LOC133922008 isoform X4, with protein sequence MQYNHRSRLLPPPPFGRGGGAGYPRGHKQLYAPPPRPPQHKYEVLMEAGRLAAEYLVSQGVLPPAALQRSAGSAGAWAAPSLPPPPPQLQQQEPPAFYGRRRYDDEYSNNPSARPRRTNGTSSSTSSRDDYSSGSYNDRGKRKYGEYRRGYSDSSRDREKERGRAFSNGRLYEEDEDEDEAPGFRRELRGSRGSVEVRSSVTEAVREEMPLTAKAVGELDIDDTRSKAVSSVEDVQKDADAVPEVQGENEEGEVDGDSKVLNSESEVVEQAINTDATNASTGVELEPMHLPGGKIPEEKADDEKVLDEAALDHNTFDLEVTNVQNNMCDDMRNWLDYCDFARAPTRPRSVRAHKNTAPIPGETSVAETVDLVSSGQASQMVIDGSAEESSLTNIQSENREDQTCQENTNSSVVCDEPMEPMLLQEIGTSVVTENMKEEKGDAHVVQEYMEETDPSPLKVSHKDSLMQETGLSPLTASHKDSFIKETELSPLTVSHKDSLMQETDLSQTMSSHENNLKLQFKEGTQTCDIDMLPQDVDLIKMSDQREIVCSELCPNVGAEAAIELEEGKMDQSSSFKVSYLDLVGGKEVAAIHDNTASATGFSIDSHKKQHEGPETTAGANASATDDICHLPLENKDVQVIDIECDTPIEVGGFGSSKSKNEMICSSMDNMMHPGIHADVLGIQDGYNLAFSDFLGAHIPCYPPMQSDLHAGIAANNSEGVTVMDDPIYGSLTDFVMF encoded by the exons ATGCAGTACAACCACCGCAGCcgcctgctgccgccgccgccgttcggccgcggcggtggcgcggGGTACCCCCGCGGCCACAAGCAGCtatacgctcctcctcctcggccgccGCAGCATAAGTACGAGGTGCTCATGGAGGCCGGTCGCCTCGCGGCCGAGTACCTGGTCTCCCAGGGTGTGCTCCCGCCGGCCGCCCTGCAGCGCAGCGCCGGCAGCGCCGGCGCGTGGGCcgctccttctcttcctccgccgccgccgcagcttcAGCAGCAGGAGCCCCCCGCGTTCTACGGTCGGAGGAGGTACGATGACGAGTACAGCAACAACCCTAGCGCCCGGCCTAGGCGGACCAATGGCACTAGTAGTAGTACGAGCAGTAGAGATGATTACAGCAGTGGTAGCTACAATGACAGAGGGAAGAGGAAGTATGGGGAGTACAGGAGGGGGTATTCGGATTCAAGTAGGGacagggagaaggagaggggaaGGGCATTTTCAAATGGCCGGCTCtatgaggaggatgaggatgaagatgaggCTCCTGGGTTTCGGAGGGAGCTGCGAGGGAGTCGGGGGAGTGTTGAGGTGAGGAGTAGTGTTACAGAGGCGGTGAGGGAGGAGATGCCGTTGACAGCGAAGGCTGTTGGGGAGTTGGACATAGACGATACTAGGTCGAAGGCTGTGAGCTCCGTTGAAGATGTTCAGAAGGATGCTGATGCTGTGCCTGAGGTGCAGGGTGAGAACGAGGAGGGTGAGGTGGATGGCGATAGCAAGGTGTTGAATTCAGAATCAGAGGTAGTGGAACAAGCGATAAATACTGATGCTACTAATGCTTCTACTGGTGTGGAGTTGGAGCCAATGCATTTACCAGGTGGTAAGATTCCCGAAGAGAAAGCTGATGATGAAAAAGTTTTGGATGAGGCTGCTTTGGATCATAATACTTTTGATCTTGAGGTCACAAATGTGCAGAACAATATGTGTGATGATATGAGGAATTGGCTTGACTATTGTGATTTTGCAAGAGCTCCAACAAGGCCCAGGTCAGTGCGTGCACACAAAAATACAGCACCTATCCCAGGAGAAACTTCAGTAGCTGAAACAGTTGATCTAGTTTCTTCTGGACAAGCTTCTCAGATGGTAATAGATGGATCTGCAGAGGAGAGCTCTTTGACTAACATCCAGTCAGAAAATAGAGAAGATCAAACCTGCCAGGAAAACACTAACTCTAGTGTTGTCTGTGATGAACCAATGGAACCAATGCTTCTTCAAGAAATTGGAACATCAGTTGTGACTGAAAATATGAAAGAAGAGAAGGGTGATGCACATGTGGTCCAGGAATATATGGAAGAAACCGATCCATCTCCGTTGAAGGTTTCTCACAAGGATAGCTTGATGCAAGAAACCGGCTTGTCTCCCTTAACAGCTTCTCACAAGGATAGCTTTATTAAAGAAACTGAATTATCTCCATTGACAGTTTCTCACAAGGACAGCTTGATGCAGGAAACTGACTTGTCTCAGACAATGTCTTCTCACGAGAATAACTTAAAGTTGCAATTTAAGGAAGGAACACAGACCTGTGATATTGATATGCTGCCACAAGATGTCGACTTGATCAAAATGTCTGATCAAAGGGAAATAGTTTGTTCTGAACTATGTCCTAATGTTGGGGCTGAAGCTGCCATCGAATTGGAAGAAGGAAAGATGGACCAATCTAGCTCATTCAAAGTATCTTATCTTGACCTAGTTGGTGGTAAAGAGGTTGCTGCAATACATGATAATACAGCGTCTGCAACTGGATTTTCCATAGATTCACATAAAAAACAGCATGAAGGCCCTGAAACCACTGCAGGTGCCAATGCCAGTGCTACAGATGATATATGCCACCTTCCATTAGAGAATAAGGATGTTCAAGTAATTGATATAGAATGTGACACACCGATCGAAGTTGGTGGCTTTGGCTCTTCGAAATCAAA AAATGAGATGATATGCTCTAGCATGGATAACATGATGCACCCTGGCATACATGCGGATGTTCTTGGTATTCAAGATGGTTACAATCTTGCATTTTCCGATTTCCTCGGTGCTCATATACCATGCTACCCACCAATGCAATCAGATCTTCATGCTGGCATAGCTGCCAATAACTCAGAG gGTGTTACTGTCATGGATGATCCAATATATGGGTCCCTCACTGATTTTG TCATGTTTTAG
- the LOC133922008 gene encoding uncharacterized protein LOC133922008 isoform X6, with protein sequence MQYNHRSRLLPPPPFGRGGGAGYPRGHKQLYAPPPRPPQHKYEVLMEAGRLAAEYLVSQGVLPPAALQRSAGSAGAWAAPSLPPPPPQLQQQEPPAFYGRRRYDDEYSNNPSARPRRTNGTSSSTSSRDDYSSGSYNDRGKRKYGEYRRGYSDSSRDREKERGRAFSNGRLYEEDEDEDEAPGFRRELRGSRGSVEVRSSVTEAVREEMPLTAKAVGELDIDDTRSKAVSSVEDVQKDADAVPEVQGENEEGEVDGDSKVLNSESEVVEQAINTDATNASTGVELEPMHLPGGKIPEEKADDEKVLDEAALDHNTFDLEVTNVQNNMCDDMRNWLDYCDFARAPTRPRSVRAHKNTAPIPGETSVAETVDLVSSGQASQMVIDGSAEESSLTNIQSENREDQTCQENTNSSVVCDEPMEPMLLQEIGTSVVTENMKEEKGDAHVVQEYMEETDPSPLKVSHKDSLMQETGLSPLTASHKDSFIKETELSPLTVSHKDSLMQETDLSQTMSSHENNLKLQFKEGTQTCDIDMLPQDVDLIKMSDQREIVCSELCPNVGAEAAIELEEGKMDQSSSFKVSYLDLVGGKEVAAIHDNTASATGFSIDSHKKQHEGPETTAGANASATDDICHLPLENKDVQVIDIECDTPIEVGGFGSSKSKVLLSWMIQYMGPSLILMSLPFSQTNVDSWCNI encoded by the exons ATGCAGTACAACCACCGCAGCcgcctgctgccgccgccgccgttcggccgcggcggtggcgcggGGTACCCCCGCGGCCACAAGCAGCtatacgctcctcctcctcggccgccGCAGCATAAGTACGAGGTGCTCATGGAGGCCGGTCGCCTCGCGGCCGAGTACCTGGTCTCCCAGGGTGTGCTCCCGCCGGCCGCCCTGCAGCGCAGCGCCGGCAGCGCCGGCGCGTGGGCcgctccttctcttcctccgccgccgccgcagcttcAGCAGCAGGAGCCCCCCGCGTTCTACGGTCGGAGGAGGTACGATGACGAGTACAGCAACAACCCTAGCGCCCGGCCTAGGCGGACCAATGGCACTAGTAGTAGTACGAGCAGTAGAGATGATTACAGCAGTGGTAGCTACAATGACAGAGGGAAGAGGAAGTATGGGGAGTACAGGAGGGGGTATTCGGATTCAAGTAGGGacagggagaaggagaggggaaGGGCATTTTCAAATGGCCGGCTCtatgaggaggatgaggatgaagatgaggCTCCTGGGTTTCGGAGGGAGCTGCGAGGGAGTCGGGGGAGTGTTGAGGTGAGGAGTAGTGTTACAGAGGCGGTGAGGGAGGAGATGCCGTTGACAGCGAAGGCTGTTGGGGAGTTGGACATAGACGATACTAGGTCGAAGGCTGTGAGCTCCGTTGAAGATGTTCAGAAGGATGCTGATGCTGTGCCTGAGGTGCAGGGTGAGAACGAGGAGGGTGAGGTGGATGGCGATAGCAAGGTGTTGAATTCAGAATCAGAGGTAGTGGAACAAGCGATAAATACTGATGCTACTAATGCTTCTACTGGTGTGGAGTTGGAGCCAATGCATTTACCAGGTGGTAAGATTCCCGAAGAGAAAGCTGATGATGAAAAAGTTTTGGATGAGGCTGCTTTGGATCATAATACTTTTGATCTTGAGGTCACAAATGTGCAGAACAATATGTGTGATGATATGAGGAATTGGCTTGACTATTGTGATTTTGCAAGAGCTCCAACAAGGCCCAGGTCAGTGCGTGCACACAAAAATACAGCACCTATCCCAGGAGAAACTTCAGTAGCTGAAACAGTTGATCTAGTTTCTTCTGGACAAGCTTCTCAGATGGTAATAGATGGATCTGCAGAGGAGAGCTCTTTGACTAACATCCAGTCAGAAAATAGAGAAGATCAAACCTGCCAGGAAAACACTAACTCTAGTGTTGTCTGTGATGAACCAATGGAACCAATGCTTCTTCAAGAAATTGGAACATCAGTTGTGACTGAAAATATGAAAGAAGAGAAGGGTGATGCACATGTGGTCCAGGAATATATGGAAGAAACCGATCCATCTCCGTTGAAGGTTTCTCACAAGGATAGCTTGATGCAAGAAACCGGCTTGTCTCCCTTAACAGCTTCTCACAAGGATAGCTTTATTAAAGAAACTGAATTATCTCCATTGACAGTTTCTCACAAGGACAGCTTGATGCAGGAAACTGACTTGTCTCAGACAATGTCTTCTCACGAGAATAACTTAAAGTTGCAATTTAAGGAAGGAACACAGACCTGTGATATTGATATGCTGCCACAAGATGTCGACTTGATCAAAATGTCTGATCAAAGGGAAATAGTTTGTTCTGAACTATGTCCTAATGTTGGGGCTGAAGCTGCCATCGAATTGGAAGAAGGAAAGATGGACCAATCTAGCTCATTCAAAGTATCTTATCTTGACCTAGTTGGTGGTAAAGAGGTTGCTGCAATACATGATAATACAGCGTCTGCAACTGGATTTTCCATAGATTCACATAAAAAACAGCATGAAGGCCCTGAAACCACTGCAGGTGCCAATGCCAGTGCTACAGATGATATATGCCACCTTCCATTAGAGAATAAGGATGTTCAAGTAATTGATATAGAATGTGACACACCGATCGAAGTTGGTGGCTTTGGCTCTTCGAAATCAAA gGTGTTACTGTCATGGATGATCCAATATATGGGTCCCTCACTGATTTTG ATGTCCCTACCTTTCAGTCAAACAAATGTGGATTCTTGGTGCAATATCTAA